One Meriones unguiculatus strain TT.TT164.6M chromosome 5, Bangor_MerUng_6.1, whole genome shotgun sequence DNA segment encodes these proteins:
- the LOC110543125 gene encoding vomeronasal type-1 receptor 44-like, producing MNKASILHTNTNIKITLFSEMSIGISANSILFLFHLCRLIGAHRPKPIDLAIGFLALTQLLMLLTMGLIAADMFLSRGRWDPTTCKSLFYLHRFLRGLSLCAACLLNVLWTIILSPRSCCLNKFKHKSPHPISCALFLCVLYMSFSSYLLVSNSAIPNSTSDNFMFVTQSCSLLLPSHSRQSTFSTLFFFREAFFISLMVLSSGYMVALLYRHMKQAWHLHNTSLSPKASPEQRATRTILLLMSFFVFLCILETVILQTRMKFKDGLLFYFIHILVSHSYATVSPLVFICTEKHIIKFLRSVWDRKVNM from the coding sequence atgaataaagccagcatactccacactaacacaaacattaaaattaccttgttctctgaaatgagtattgggatctcagccaacagcatcctttttctcttccacctcTGCAGGCTCATTGGTGCACACAGGCCTAAGCCCATTGATCTCGCCATTGGTTTCTTGGCCCTGACCCAACTACTGATGCTGCTAACTATGGGACTCATAGCTGCAGACATGTTTCTGTCTCGGGGGAGGTGGGACCCCACCACATGCAAATCCCTTTTCTATCTACACAGGTTCTTGAGGGGCCTCTCCCtttgtgctgcctgtctgctgaatgtcctctggaccatcatcctcagccctagaagctgctgtttaaacaagtttaaacataaatctccccatcccatctcctgcgccctttttctttgtgttctctacatgtcttttagcagttacctcCTGGTATCAAATAGTGCCATCCCCAATTCGACCtcagataattttatgtttgttacTCAGTCTTGCTCACTTCTACTCCCGAGTCACTCTAGACAAAGCACATTTTCCACATTGTTTTTCTTCAGGGAAGCCTTTTTTATTAGTCTCATGgtcctctccagtgggtacatggtggctctcttgtacagacacatgaagcaggcctggcatcttcacaaCACCAGCCTTTCTCCAAAGGCATCTCCAGAGCAAAGGGCCACccggaccatcctgctgctcatgagcttctttgtgtttctctgcattttggagACTGTTATCTTGCAAACaagaatgaagttcaaagatgGCTTACTATTCTACTTTATTCATATTCTTGTGTCCCatagctatgccacagtcagtccccttgtgtttatttgcactgaaaagcatataattaaatttttgagGTCAGTGTGGGACAGGAAAGTAAATATGTGA